The following coding sequences are from one Streptomyces venezuelae window:
- a CDS encoding carbohydrate ABC transporter permease — protein MEKPRAATKVAKGVAVAVVLALVLVPFLVIVSTSLASNREVVENGGWVLWPSDPTLRAYRTILNGGIVTKALGVSVGLTVIGTLFSLACTTFLAYALARPGVFGGKPVLLLILFTFLFPPGMIPAFLLVKGMGMMDTYAALIAPVLINVFNLIVLRGFFQGIPEELYEAARLDGAGDWQILWRIVLPLSKAALAVVSLFYAVSYWNAWFHASIYMESGHWPLSQVLRTYVIGGSQIADTGLSEAGMVSAPQTTQMAVLVIATVPILLVYPFLQKYFTKGVLTGAIKS, from the coding sequence ATGGAGAAGCCGCGGGCCGCGACCAAGGTCGCCAAGGGCGTCGCGGTGGCCGTCGTTCTCGCGCTCGTGCTCGTTCCGTTCCTCGTCATCGTCTCGACCTCCCTCGCCTCCAACCGCGAGGTCGTGGAGAACGGCGGCTGGGTGCTGTGGCCGAGCGATCCGACCCTGCGCGCCTACCGGACCATCCTCAACGGCGGCATCGTCACCAAGGCGCTCGGCGTCAGCGTCGGCCTCACCGTCATCGGCACGCTCTTCTCGCTCGCGTGCACCACCTTCCTCGCGTACGCGCTGGCCCGCCCCGGTGTCTTCGGCGGCAAGCCCGTGCTGCTCCTGATCCTGTTCACCTTCCTCTTCCCGCCCGGCATGATCCCCGCGTTCCTGCTGGTCAAGGGCATGGGAATGATGGACACGTACGCCGCGCTCATCGCGCCCGTGCTCATCAACGTCTTCAACCTGATCGTGTTGCGCGGCTTCTTCCAGGGGATACCCGAGGAGTTGTACGAGGCGGCCAGGCTCGACGGCGCCGGGGACTGGCAGATCCTCTGGCGGATCGTGCTCCCGCTCTCCAAGGCGGCGCTCGCCGTGGTCTCCCTCTTCTACGCCGTGAGCTACTGGAACGCCTGGTTCCACGCCTCCATCTACATGGAGTCCGGCCACTGGCCGCTGTCGCAGGTGCTGCGCACGTACGTCATCGGCGGCTCGCAGATCGCCGACACCGGCCTGAGCGAGGCCGGCATGGTCTCCGCGCCGCAGACGACGCAGATGGCCGTCCTGGTGATCGCCACCGTGCCGATCCTGCTCGTCTACCCCTTCCTGCAGAAGTACTTCACCAAGGGCGTGCTCACCGGCGCCATCAAGAGCTGA
- a CDS encoding extracellular solute-binding protein: protein MSRRTLLRSMAVGGAALAAPAVLTACSTGAGGGGNVSNAGKKAAPWPTYAPAKGPTPDLAPTAEGVQPGYTTYPEKLVRATAEKAGTGKQKIKVMTITYGTPPKPVGRNEYWQAVNEALGVEVEFTVVPDADFRAKMSTLMSGDDLPDMINFGGGYVLPRESQFVKARCADLSDHLSGDAVKDYPNLANIPTYAWEGMGRIAGHIYGLPIERAKVQGAMFINREAFDAAGYRPGMSAPDFHAMAAEASQGKKFALGASTVGFYGYLYHAMWHGAPNQWQLKGGKATDMYGTDAFKAALEYMAKLREAGAYNPDATSISQVDLKTQFYNGTVRSMTDGWGAVISNAQGIKDEFTLDVAEPYTVDGVTPVYQQNRGCFGYTVVKKASKERIELMLRVLNWLASPFGTKEYELMHYGVEGTHFTYNKDGDPVATETGLIDSRTNLPFPYLMDAPQPLYFPGFPDLTKRLHAWEKKVVPLLVPDDHWGLMSETFNRQGATMQQIIEDGVTAVVSGRKKLSDWDGIHRKWQSQGGKRAAEEFLAEYEAAH, encoded by the coding sequence ATGTCGCGCCGCACCCTGCTCCGTTCCATGGCCGTCGGCGGCGCCGCCCTGGCCGCGCCCGCCGTCCTCACCGCCTGCTCCACCGGGGCCGGCGGCGGAGGCAACGTCTCCAACGCCGGCAAGAAGGCGGCGCCCTGGCCGACGTACGCACCGGCGAAGGGTCCCACCCCCGATCTCGCGCCGACCGCCGAGGGCGTGCAGCCCGGGTACACCACGTACCCGGAGAAGCTGGTCCGCGCGACGGCCGAGAAGGCGGGCACCGGCAAGCAGAAGATCAAGGTCATGACGATCACGTACGGCACCCCGCCGAAGCCGGTCGGCCGCAACGAGTACTGGCAGGCCGTCAACGAGGCGCTGGGCGTCGAGGTCGAGTTCACCGTCGTGCCCGACGCGGACTTCCGCGCCAAGATGTCCACGCTCATGTCGGGCGACGACCTGCCCGACATGATCAATTTCGGGGGCGGGTACGTACTGCCGCGCGAGTCGCAGTTCGTGAAGGCGCGGTGCGCGGACCTCAGCGACCACCTGTCCGGCGACGCCGTCAAGGACTACCCCAACCTCGCCAACATCCCCACGTACGCCTGGGAGGGCATGGGGCGCATCGCCGGGCACATCTACGGGCTGCCGATCGAGCGGGCCAAGGTGCAGGGCGCGATGTTCATCAACCGTGAGGCGTTCGACGCGGCGGGGTACCGGCCGGGCATGTCCGCACCCGACTTCCACGCGATGGCCGCCGAGGCATCGCAGGGCAAGAAGTTCGCCCTCGGCGCCTCCACGGTGGGCTTCTACGGATATCTGTACCACGCGATGTGGCACGGCGCGCCCAACCAGTGGCAGCTCAAGGGCGGCAAGGCCACCGACATGTACGGGACCGACGCGTTCAAGGCGGCGCTGGAGTACATGGCGAAGCTGCGCGAGGCCGGTGCGTACAACCCGGACGCCACGTCGATCTCCCAGGTCGACCTGAAGACGCAGTTCTACAACGGGACCGTCCGCTCGATGACCGACGGCTGGGGCGCCGTCATCTCCAACGCGCAAGGAATCAAGGACGAGTTCACCCTCGATGTGGCGGAGCCTTACACGGTCGACGGCGTGACGCCCGTCTATCAGCAGAACCGCGGCTGTTTCGGCTACACCGTCGTCAAGAAGGCCTCCAAGGAGCGCATCGAGTTGATGCTCCGCGTACTGAACTGGCTCGCCTCGCCGTTCGGCACGAAGGAGTACGAGCTCATGCACTACGGAGTGGAGGGCACCCACTTCACGTACAACAAGGACGGCGATCCGGTCGCCACGGAGACCGGCCTCATCGACTCCAGGACCAACCTGCCCTTCCCGTACCTGATGGACGCCCCGCAGCCGCTGTACTTCCCCGGCTTCCCGGACCTCACGAAGCGGTTGCACGCCTGGGAGAAGAAGGTCGTCCCGCTCCTCGTGCCCGACGACCACTGGGGGTTGATGTCGGAGACGTTCAACCGGCAGGGCGCCACGATGCAGCAGATCATCGAGGACGGCGTGACGGCGGTCGTCTCCGGCCGCAAGAAGCTCTCCGACTGGGACGGCATCCACCGCAAGTGGCAGTCGCAGGGCGGCAAGCGGGCCGCCGAGGAGTTCCTCGCGGAGTACGAGGCCGCGCACTGA
- a CDS encoding LacI family DNA-binding transcriptional regulator produces the protein MGERVTIREVAARAGVSVATVSRVLAGNYPTSTASRAKVLRAVKDLDYVANAHARALAGAGRKTIAVLMFDVVGAFYAQVAQGVEMEAAQRGRLTLVASTGSDPARELALVQMMREQAAEAVMLVGGVVQDDEYRQRMARYAEALAAAGSRLVLCGRPAPTPDVPALVVEYDNEAGAHAVTSHLLGAGHRRIALLGYEPGNTTGEDRLAGFLRALNDHGVPRGDAVLHGTGFGQNHGYEAMRDLLRKADGRPDFTAVFAGDDRAAAAAVVALREYGLRVPEDMSVVGYNDDPVAGDITPGLTTVHIPAEEMGRTAVRRALSGSPRAGQERHVLGTHIVIRDSVRRVRG, from the coding sequence GTGGGTGAGCGGGTCACCATCCGCGAGGTGGCCGCGCGCGCGGGCGTCTCGGTAGCGACCGTCTCGCGGGTCCTCGCGGGCAACTACCCGACGTCCACGGCGTCGCGGGCCAAGGTGCTGCGCGCGGTCAAGGACCTGGACTACGTCGCCAACGCGCACGCGCGCGCGTTGGCGGGCGCGGGCCGCAAGACGATCGCGGTCCTCATGTTCGACGTGGTGGGCGCGTTCTACGCGCAGGTCGCGCAGGGCGTCGAGATGGAGGCCGCGCAGCGCGGCAGGCTCACCCTGGTCGCGTCCACGGGCAGCGACCCGGCCCGTGAGCTGGCCCTGGTCCAGATGATGCGCGAGCAGGCCGCGGAGGCGGTGATGCTGGTGGGCGGTGTCGTGCAGGACGACGAGTACCGGCAGCGGATGGCACGCTACGCCGAGGCGCTCGCGGCGGCGGGCTCCCGCCTCGTGCTGTGCGGCCGCCCGGCGCCGACGCCCGACGTGCCCGCGCTGGTCGTGGAGTACGACAACGAGGCGGGCGCCCACGCGGTGACCAGCCACCTGCTCGGCGCCGGGCACCGGCGGATCGCCCTGCTCGGCTACGAGCCGGGCAACACGACCGGCGAGGACCGTCTCGCCGGGTTCCTGCGGGCGCTCAACGACCACGGGGTGCCGCGCGGCGACGCGGTCCTGCACGGGACGGGTTTCGGGCAGAACCACGGCTACGAGGCGATGCGCGACCTCCTCCGGAAGGCTGACGGCAGGCCGGACTTCACAGCGGTCTTCGCGGGCGACGACCGGGCTGCCGCCGCGGCGGTCGTCGCGCTGCGGGAGTACGGGCTGCGGGTCCCCGAGGACATGTCGGTGGTCGGCTACAACGACGACCCGGTCGCGGGCGACATCACGCCGGGCCTGACGACGGTCCACATCCCCGCCGAGGAGATGGGCCGCACGGCCGTGCGCCGCGCTCTCTCGGGCTCCCCGCGGGCGGGCCAGGAGCGGCACGTGCTGGGCACGCACATCGTCATCCGGGACAGTGTGCGGCGGGTTCGGGGATAG
- a CDS encoding alpha/beta fold hydrolase, whose protein sequence is MTTFVRGGFTRAGFVRVGGVPHHVEVTGRGPVCVLGAGLGLGWFDWDPVVPLLAPHRTVVRFDRPGLGLSGHARVAPTARDEAERIVRVLDAVGLGGAPVTAVGHSLAGFHMEAFARLFPERTAGLVLVDSSVEERPRTLLPRGMRVAATRACGTLLCTTGLPRAVGPALRRLTAPTPWAWLYGSSRVWRAALMEYVTYGDTARELAALRRRLPLPEGAPVTVLAAYGGGSRRWLGRQRRLAHALDASFRVAAPSGHLVMRDRPAEVARAVLAGGPIPEPAAHCPG, encoded by the coding sequence GTGACGACGTTCGTACGGGGCGGGTTCACTCGGGCCGGGTTCGTACGGGTCGGGGGAGTGCCGCACCACGTCGAGGTGACGGGCCGCGGACCGGTGTGCGTGCTCGGTGCCGGGCTCGGGCTCGGCTGGTTCGACTGGGACCCGGTGGTGCCGCTGCTGGCCCCGCACCGGACCGTGGTCCGCTTCGACCGGCCCGGCCTCGGACTCAGCGGCCACGCGCGCGTGGCGCCCACCGCGCGGGACGAGGCGGAGCGGATCGTGCGGGTCCTGGACGCGGTGGGTCTCGGCGGGGCGCCGGTGACGGCGGTCGGGCACTCGCTCGCCGGATTCCACATGGAGGCGTTCGCGCGGCTGTTCCCGGAGCGCACGGCGGGGCTCGTCCTCGTCGACTCCAGCGTCGAGGAACGGCCCCGCACCCTCCTGCCGCGCGGGATGCGGGTGGCGGCCACGCGCGCGTGCGGCACGCTGCTGTGCACGACGGGACTGCCGCGGGCGGTGGGACCCGCCCTGCGCCGCCTGACGGCACCGACGCCGTGGGCGTGGCTCTACGGGAGCAGCCGGGTGTGGCGGGCGGCGCTCATGGAGTACGTGACGTACGGCGACACGGCCCGCGAACTCGCCGCGCTCCGCCGCCGCCTGCCCCTTCCCGAGGGGGCCCCGGTGACGGTGCTCGCCGCGTACGGAGGCGGCTCGCGCCGCTGGCTCGGCCGCCAACGACGACTCGCCCACGCCCTCGACGCGTCCTTCCGCGTGGCGGCCCCGTCGGGCCACCTGGTGATGCGCGACCGTCCCGCGGAGGTGGCGCGAGCCGTGCTCGCCGGGGGACCTATCCCCGAACCCGCCGCACACTGTCCCGGATGA
- a CDS encoding DUF998 domain-containing protein codes for MAKQQPPAAWRPARTSRSTAARVLAGLLLAGALAYSTWPAEMLLPTGLSPRTAYVSELAAEDQPYGTFFRTVDLLAGLLVLAGAVWASTARRTRAGRLPAVGWAGLALFGAATAADSRLPLSCAATADPGCLARERAGDVPWTHTAHAVSSSLAVAGALVGMVLLTVAARRRAASWRALARTGPFLVALELVATGWTLTSIAAFEAGLGTWGLGIGQRLQVLAIAVWLVVLAWSAAAEARRE; via the coding sequence ATGGCGAAACAGCAGCCCCCCGCCGCGTGGCGGCCCGCCCGGACCTCGCGGTCCACCGCCGCGCGCGTCCTCGCGGGCCTCCTGCTGGCCGGCGCCCTCGCGTACAGCACCTGGCCGGCGGAGATGTTGCTGCCGACCGGGCTCTCGCCCCGCACGGCGTACGTCAGTGAACTCGCCGCCGAGGACCAGCCGTACGGGACGTTCTTCCGCACCGTGGACCTCCTCGCCGGGCTCCTCGTCCTCGCGGGCGCGGTATGGGCGTCGACGGCCCGGAGGACGCGCGCAGGACGGCTCCCCGCGGTCGGCTGGGCGGGGCTCGCGCTGTTCGGCGCCGCCACCGCCGCCGACTCACGGCTGCCGCTGAGCTGCGCGGCGACCGCCGACCCCGGCTGCCTCGCGCGGGAGCGGGCGGGCGACGTGCCGTGGACGCACACCGCGCACGCGGTCAGCAGCAGCCTCGCCGTCGCGGGGGCGCTGGTCGGCATGGTGCTCCTCACCGTCGCGGCCCGCCGCCGTGCCGCGTCCTGGCGCGCGCTCGCGCGCACGGGGCCGTTCCTCGTCGCCCTCGAACTGGTCGCCACCGGCTGGACCCTGACGTCCATCGCCGCGTTCGAGGCCGGCCTCGGCACATGGGGACTCGGGATCGGGCAGCGGCTGCAGGTGCTGGCCATCGCGGTGTGGCTCGTCGTCCTCGCGTGGTCGGCGGCGGCGGAGGCGCGGCGGGAGTGA
- a CDS encoding APC family permease gives MTNTDEPQQTRAGSLPEPDPAIPRQFISWVTLALMTTASVASLRPSPSMAIYGLAAVFLYLLPAVVFLLPTALVGAELASGWSGGIYRWVSEALGRPLGFVAVWCQFAMTIAYYPSLLAYVASTFAYVIHPSLAENGPYVAIVIVVIYWTGVWVTCRGTKTVAGLSSSGLIIGTLVPGVVLVVLGIVFLGQGNESAAPMSPDHWLPPWTGLASLVLIVNNFLSYAGMEMNGVHVSSLRHPRAEYPRSIFLATGLVLLIFILPALAISWVMPSEELSLTAGLMQAFQAFFDHFHVGWLTKVVGIMLVMAALGGMLTWLAGPAKGLVTLARQEGYLPPVLQKFNKAGVPRNIMVAQGVVTTLIGVLYAFSDDVSSAYWMFSVITVQIYLIAYLLMFVAVVRLRASQPEVPRGFVVPAVKVVAAVGFVASLAALAIGFVPPDQFGKGPLWRYLLIVGGGLLALGVLAPAAFLKFRKPGWIHPDHRATHEPR, from the coding sequence ATGACGAACACGGACGAACCGCAGCAAACCCGTGCGGGAAGCCTGCCGGAACCGGACCCCGCCATTCCGAGGCAGTTCATCTCCTGGGTGACGCTCGCCCTGATGACCACCGCGTCCGTCGCCAGCCTGCGTCCCTCGCCGTCGATGGCCATCTACGGACTGGCCGCCGTCTTCCTCTACCTCCTGCCCGCCGTCGTCTTCCTGCTCCCCACCGCCCTCGTGGGCGCCGAGCTCGCCTCCGGATGGTCGGGCGGCATCTACAGGTGGGTGAGCGAGGCGCTGGGCAGGCCGCTGGGGTTCGTCGCCGTGTGGTGCCAGTTCGCCATGACCATCGCGTACTACCCGAGCCTGCTCGCCTACGTGGCCTCGACGTTCGCGTACGTCATCCATCCGAGCCTCGCCGAAAACGGCCCCTACGTAGCGATCGTCATCGTCGTCATCTACTGGACGGGTGTCTGGGTGACCTGCCGGGGCACCAAGACAGTCGCCGGGCTCTCCTCCTCGGGGCTGATCATCGGCACCCTCGTCCCCGGCGTGGTCCTCGTCGTCCTCGGCATCGTCTTCCTCGGGCAGGGCAACGAGTCCGCCGCGCCCATGAGCCCCGACCACTGGCTGCCCCCGTGGACCGGCCTCGCCAGCCTCGTCCTCATCGTCAACAACTTCCTCTCCTACGCGGGCATGGAGATGAACGGCGTCCACGTGTCCTCGCTGCGCCACCCCCGCGCCGAGTACCCGCGCTCGATCTTCCTCGCCACCGGCCTCGTCCTGCTGATCTTCATCCTTCCGGCCCTGGCCATCAGCTGGGTCATGCCGTCGGAGGAGCTCAGCCTCACCGCCGGTCTGATGCAGGCCTTCCAGGCGTTCTTCGACCACTTCCACGTCGGCTGGCTGACGAAGGTCGTCGGGATCATGCTCGTCATGGCGGCGCTCGGCGGCATGCTCACGTGGCTCGCCGGGCCCGCGAAGGGCCTGGTCACGCTCGCCCGCCAGGAGGGCTACCTGCCGCCGGTCCTGCAGAAGTTCAACAAGGCGGGCGTCCCGCGCAACATCATGGTCGCGCAGGGCGTCGTCACCACGCTGATCGGCGTCCTGTACGCCTTCAGTGACGACGTCTCCAGCGCGTACTGGATGTTCTCCGTCATCACCGTGCAGATCTACCTCATCGCGTACCTGCTGATGTTCGTGGCCGTCGTACGGCTGCGGGCTTCACAGCCGGAGGTGCCGCGCGGCTTCGTCGTCCCCGCCGTGAAGGTCGTCGCGGCCGTCGGATTCGTCGCGTCGCTCGCCGCGCTCGCCATCGGCTTCGTACCGCCCGACCAGTTCGGCAAGGGCCCCCTGTGGCGCTACCTCCTGATCGTCGGCGGCGGCCTGCTCGCACTCGGCGTCCTGGCGCCCGCCGCCTTCCTCAAGTTCCGCAAACCCGGCTGGATCCACCCCGACCACAGGGCGACACATGAGCCGAGATAG